From the Kitasatospora atroaurantiaca genome, the window CAAGATCGTCCGTGACGGCGGCCAGGCCCTCACCGCGGTCTCCGAGCAGATCCAGAAGTTCCTCGGCGCCGGCGAGGGCGGCGACGCCCTGGCGGCCGAGCGCGAGCTGCTCGCCAAGGCGGCCGGTGACCTGGAGGCGATCGTCGGCAAGCTGCTGGCGGACCTCTCCTCGGTCGAGCAGGACGTCAAGAACATGTACAAGGTGGGCCTCAACACCACCCGCCTGCTGATGGTCTCCGGCGACGTCGTGGTCGGCTGGCTGCTGCTCCGTCAGGCCGCCGTCGCGCTGGCGAAGCTGGAGGCGGGCGCCTCGGAGAAGGACGTCCCCTTCTACCAGGGCAAGGTCGCCGCGGCCCGCTTCTTCGCCCGCAACATCCTGCCGACCGTCACCCCGCAGCGTCTGATCGCCGAGGGCGTCGACAACGAGATCATGGAGCTCGCGGAGGAGGCGTTCTAAGCCTCCCAGCCTGACCGCCTGACACACCCTCAGCACAGAGGGGGCCTATGCACAGCGCGTAGGCCCCCTTTGTGCGTTCGGCAACGTCCTTTCACCGTTGTGTCACCGTTTTTGAGTTCACGGCGTCATGTCCGTGTACGGGCATATGCTCGTGGGGCGAAGCCAACCCCCCAACCGGTTTCGGTCCTCCCTCAACCCAGGAGCAGCATGTCGACCGCCGCCCGCCCGGCCTCCTTCGACCGAACGCACACCGACGACCTGATCGCCTACCTCAGCGCCTCGCCGTCGCCGTTCCACGCCGTGGCGAGCGCCGCCGAGCGGCTGGAGAAGGCGGGCTTCCGGCGGGTCGCCGAGACCGACGCGTGGGACGCGGCGGCCGGCGGCCGGTACGTCATCCGGGGCGGCGCGCTGATCGCCTGGTACGTCCCCGAGGGCGTGGGCCCCGAGACGCCGTTCCGGGTGGTCGGCACCCACACCGACTCGCCGAACCTGCGGGTCAAGCCGATCCCGGACACCGGCACGGCCGGCTGGCGCCAGGTCGCCGTGGAGATCTACGGCGGGGTGCCGCTCAACACCTGGCTCGACCGGGACCTCGGCATCTCCGGCCGGCTCGCGCTGCGCGACGGCCGCGCCGTGCTGGTGCAGATCGACGAGCCGCTGCTGCGCGTCCCGCAGCTGGCGATCCACCTGGACCGCCAGGTCAACGAGGGCCTGAAGCTGGACAAGCAGCGCCACCTGACGCCGATCTGGGGGATCGGCGAGGTGACCGAGGGCTCACTCATCGAGTACGTCGCCGAGAAGGCCGGGGTCGCGGCGGCGGACATCGTCGGCTGGGATCTGATGACCCATGACGTCCAGCCGCCCTCCTACCTGGGCAAGGACCGCGAGCTGCTGGCCGGGCCGCGTCTGGACAACCTGCTCTCGGTGCACGCGGCCACCGCCGCCCTGGCCGCCGTCGCGGGCGCCGAGCTGCCGTACATCCCGGTGCTGGCCGCCTTCGACCACGAGGAGACCGGCAGCGAGTCCGACACCGGCGCACAGGGCCCGCTGCTCGGCAACGTGCTGGACCGCAGCGTGTACGCGCGCGGCGGGACGCCGGAGGACAGGGCGCGGGCGCTGGCGGGCACCGTCTGTCTCTCCTCCGACATGGGCCACGCCGTCCACCCCAACTACAGCGAGCGCCACGAGCCGGGCCACCACCCGATGCCCAACGGCGGCCCGATCCTCAAGGTCAACGTCAACAACCGCTACGCGACCGACGCCGTCGGCCGCGCGGTCTTCGCGGCTGCGTGCGAGAAGGCCGGCGTGCCGTGGCAGACCTTCGTCTCCAACAACGCCATGCCCTGCGGCACGACGATCGGCCCGATCACCGCCGCCCGGCTCGGCATCACCACGGTGGACTGCGGCATCGCCGCGCTCTCCATGCACTCGGCGCGCGAGCTGTGCGGAGCGGACGACCCGTACCTGCTGGCGAGCGCGATCAAGGCCTTCCTGGAGGGCTGACCTGGGGGATCAGGGGCGCGAGGAACTGCGCGAAGTCGGAAGAGGACGGCGTGTGCCCTTCCGCTGCGCGCAGTTCCCCGCGCCCCTGGCTGTGGTTACTCCATGCCCGCGAGGACGAGCGGGAGGCGGGTGGCCCCCTCGGCGGTCAGCTTCACCGGCACGCCCCAGTCCTGCTGGTGGACGTGGCAGGCCGGGTACTCGATCTCCGGGTCGTCGTCGCAGGACGCCGCCATCGCCGAGACGTGCAGCACGCCCTCCGTCAGCTGGTCGGAGAGGACCAGCTCGCGGGAGAGCGCCGTGTCCGCGCCGCCGCCGGAGACCAGCAGCTCGGGCGGGGTCGAGCTGACGAGCAGCCGGGTCGACGGGCCGTAGCGCTCGTCCAGCTTCTGCCCGGCGGGGGCCGAGAACACCACGTCCAGCCGGAGCGTGCCGGGAACGACCTCGGTCGCCGCACGCTGGGTGCGGTGCGCCACCGACTCGACTTGGACGGCTTCCTCGGGGAGCCGCAGCCGCGTCAGCCGGTGCCGGGCGGACTCGATCACCACGATGTCCTCGCCGACCAGGACGGCGCCGGAGGGCTCGCGCAGGTCGGTGGCCAGGGTGGTGACCTCGCCGGTGGCTGGGTCGAAGCGGCGCAGGGCGTGGTTGTAGGTGTCGGCGATGGCCACCGAGCCGTCGGGGAGGACGGTCACGCCGAGCGGGTGCTGCAGCAGCGCCTGGTCGGCCGCGCCGTCGCGGTGGCCGAAGTCGAAGAGGCCGGTGCCGACGGCGGTGTGCACGGTCTTTGTTTCACGTGAAACCCACCGGACGGCCGAGGTCTCCGAGTCGGCGACCCAGAGCCGCTCGCCGTCCGCCGAGACCGCCAGCCCGGACGGCTGGGCGAACCAGGCCTCGGCCACCGGCCCGTCGACCAGGCCCTCGTTGGTCGTCCCGGCCGCGACGGAGATCGTCTCGGCGTCCGGCTCGTACGCCCACAGCTGGTGCACCCCGGCCATCGCGATCCAGACCCGGCCGTCGAAGAAGGCGACGTCCCAGGGAGAGGAGAGGTCGACCTCGCGGGCGGGGCCCTGGGTGGCGGAACCCTGCCACCACTGCCGCCCGGTGCCCGCCAGAGTGCTGACCGAGCCGTCCGACAGCCGTACGCCGCGCAGGGCGTGGTTGACGGTGTCGGCCACCACCACGTCGTAGCCGAGGTCCTGCCCGGCCGGGACCAGGGTCAGGCCCTGCGGCTCGCTGAAGCGGGGGTTGAGGCCGTCGGTGAAACCGCGCTCGCCGTCCCCGATCCGGCGGAGCAGCGTCTCGCCGTCCTCGGCCAGCTCGACCAGCGAGTGGTGCCCGGAGTCCGCGACCAGGTAGTGGCCGTCGGGCAGGCGGACCGCCTTGCCGGGGAAGCGCAGGTCGCCCGCCTCCGGCTCGGGCGCGACATAGGGGCCGTCGCCGCGGCGCAGCGTGCCCTTGGCGCCGTGCTCGGCCTCCAGCTCCTCGACCAGCTTGGCGATCGCGTGCGCATGGCCCTCACCGGCGTGCTGCGCGACCACGTACCCCTCGGGGTCGATCACCACCAGCGTCGGCCAGGCGCGGACGGCGTACTGCTTCCAGGTCACCAGCTCCGGGTCGTCCAGCACCGGGTGGTGCACCTCGTAGCGGGCCACGGCGTCGACCACGGCCCGGTGGTCGGCCTCGTGCACGAACTTGGGCGAGTGGACGCCGACGATCACCACGGTGTCGCGGTGCTTCTCCTCCAACTCCCGGAGTTCGTCGAGGACGTGGAGGCAGTTGATGCAGCAGAACGTCCAGAAGTCCAGGACGACCACTTTGCCTCGAAGATCGGCAAGGGTCAGATCCTTGCCACCGGTGTTGAGCCATCCGCCCTTGCCGACCAGTTCAGGGGCGCGAACGCGTGCACGAGAAGCCATGCCCCTATCAAACCGCACCGGCCCTGTCCGCATTCCGGATGCGGGGTTCAGCCCCTGGGGCGCGGTCTGCTCTGCTGCTTGCCGCCTGTCCGCAGCGCATAAATCCGGTTCCGGACTCGGGCTGTGCTTGGCATGATCACCCGATGAGCGAGCAGCAGAGAACCGAGCCTTCGCGGGTGGCCGACGAGCGCGTGTCGCTGAGCGGCTTCCTCGAGTACCAGCGCCAGACCCTGGCCATGAAGTGTGCCGGGCTGACCACTGAACAGCTCAGGGAGAAGGCCGTTCCGCCGTCCGCCATGTCCCTGCTCGGGTTGGTCCGCCACCTGGCGGATGTCGAGCGGTCCTGGTTCCGGAACGTGATGAACGGGGAGGGCATCCGGAACTACTGGGGGCGCAGGCCGGACGGCGAGCTCGCCGAGTTCGACGTCGACGAGGCCGACCCGGGCGAGGCCTTCGACGTCTGGCGTGAGGCCTGCGCGCGATCCCGGGACATCGTGGACGCCGCCGAGTCCCTCGACGTGGTCGGCCACTTCGGCGACGAGGGGTTCTCGCTCCGCTATGTCCTCACCCACATGATCGAGGAGTACGCGCGGCACAACGGCCATGCCGACCTCCTCCGCGAGCGCATCGACGGCACCACCGGGGAGTGAGGGCGGGTCGGCCACCGGGCGACCTGAGCTCGGGACCGCCGCCGGGGTCGAAACCGTCGCAGAACCGGGGCGTGCCGCAGATACCCGGAGCCGACCTCCGTCCAGCAGGATGGTCCGAGACCGACCGACCGGCACACGACGAAGGCGAGCGCAGCATGAAGTACGTGGTGAAGGAACGGCTCTTCGCGATCGGCGACGACTACTGGATCGAGAACGAGGACGGCGACAAGGCGTACCTGGTGGACGGCAAGGTGCTGCGGCTGCGCGACACCTTCGAGCTGAAGGACGCCGAGGGCCGGGTGGTCGCAGTGATCAAGGAGAAGATGCTCACCGTCCGCGACGCCATGAAGATCGAGAACGCTTCGGGGGACGTGGTCGCCACCGTACGGAAGAAGCTGTTCACGCCGTTCCGCGACAAGTACCACGTCGAGCTCGCCGACGGCGGTGAGCTGGAGATCCACGGTGACCTGATCGACAAGGAGTACAAGATCGAGGCGGACGGCGACAGGATCGCCGAGATCTCCCGCAAGTGGTTCCGCCTCCGCGACACGTACGGCGTGAAGATCTCGGACGGCGCGGACGCCGGTCTGCTGCTCGCCGTCGCGGTCTGCGTCGACCACCTGGTCGACGAGGAGCACTGACCGGCCGTCAGGCGATGATGTGCGGCAGGAAGCGGGCGCCCATGGGGGTCCCCCCGGCCGAAGGCTGGGGGAGGGTGATCGGGCTGTCGTCGGTCTCCCGGATGCCCAGTCCTGCCGCCTCACCGTCGACCACCCAGGTGCCGAGCGCCGTGCGGTTGCCGTCGAAGTCCGGCAGCGGATGGAGCTGCTGGGACGAGCAGCTGGTCAGGGCCAGGGCGAGGGTGCCGACCATACCGAGGGCCACAAAGCCCGAGCGGCGCAGCTCGGCGGGTTCAGCGGGGGACTGCGTCATGGCGGTTGATGCTGGCGGGTGACTCGGACGACGATCCGATGGGATATCTTTTGCCGGTCCTTGACCCGCTGTCCGACGCACACCCCGGGGGCCACCGTGCACGACATCGTCAACGGCCTTGGTACGGCCGCCGCCTTCGGCGCGGTCGGCCTGGTACTGCTGCTGGCCGGGGTCGGCCTGGTCGACGCGCTGACGCCCGGCCGTCTCGGTCACCAGATCTGGGTGGAGCGGAACCGCAACGCCGCCGTGGTGCTGAGCTCGGCCCTCCTCGGTATCGGCGGGATCGTCTTCACGGCGATCATGTACACCTACGACGACTTCGCCAAGGGCCTGGCCGCCACGGCCTGCTTCGGGGTGCTCGGGCTGCTGCTGATGGCGGCGGCGTTCTGGGTGCTGGACGTGCTGACGCCGGGCAAGCTCGGTGCCGTCCTGGTCGACCCCGAGCCGCACCCGGCCGTCTGGGTCACGGCCGCCTGCAACGTGTCGGTCGCGGCCATCGTCGCCGCCGCCATCGCCTGAGCACAGGCCACCAGAGCCAGGCCGCCTGAGCACGGGCCACCAGGCGCAGGCCGCCTGAGCACAGGCCACCAGAGCCAGGCCGCCTGACCGCCACGTCAGCCCGCGGCCAGCCGCTCCGTCAGCCGCGTCCTCGCGGCCGGCCACTCGTCGCGCAGCATCGAGAAGACGACGCTGTCCCGCCAGCTGCCGTCCGGCCGCCGCCGGTGGCGCCGCAGCGTCCCCTCGTACGTGGCGCCGAGGCGGCGGATGGCGTTCTGAGAGCGCTCGTTCAGGTGGTCCGTCTTCCACATCACCCGCCCCATGCCGAGCTCCTCGAAGGCGTGGGTGAGCAGCAGCAGCTTGGACTCGGTGTTGACGGCGCTGCGCCAGACCGCGCGCCCGTACCAGGTGCCGCCGATCTCCAGCAGCTCGTCCGTCGCGCTGAAGTCGAAGTAGCAGGTCACTCCGACCGCGCGGCCGGTGTCCCGCCGGATGACGGCGAACGGGACGCAGGCGGGGTCCTGCAGCCGGCTGTCGACGACCTCGGCGAGCTCCTGCTCGGTCCTCGGGGTGGGCACCGGCACCCAGCGCCACACCTCCTCGTCCCGCCCGGCTGCCTCGAAGAGGTCGGGCACATGGGCGTGGCCGAGCGGCTCCAGGCGGACATGACGGCCGGTCAGGGTTATCGGGGCAGGCAGCTTCGCGGTCATGCCGGGAACTTATCCCAGCATTGAACTAGATGCAACCAATTTATGTACTAGTACATAGTCTCCCCTCACATGTTGCTGCAGCGCGCTCTGCATCTTGCTGCACCCGCAACCCCCGGAAAGCGCCCGACGGTGCGGGCATTGTTCTCGGTATCGGAAATGGGCCGCTGGATTGATGACCCGAATCGACAACTGTCGCTCTGATGACCCGAGTTGACGGTCCATGTCAAAGCTTCGGCGCCCGGGTGAATTCCGATTGATTCCCTACCAAGAAAGCGAGCGCCCGAATGACACTCCTGGCTGAATCCCCCGTGGCCGTCGACCCGCCGGTCGACCGGATGACCCGCCGGCACAAGCTGATCCTGGCGCTGCTGCTCGGCACGCAGTTCATGCTCACGGTCGACTTCTCGATCCTCAACGTGGCGCTGCCGGCGCTGGGGACGGACCTCGGCTTCGCGAAGGAGAACCTGCAGTGGGTCGCGACCGCGTTCGCGCTGCCCGCGGCCGGTTTCACCCTGCTCTTCGGCCGTTTCGGCGACCTGCTCGGGCGGCGCAAGGTCTTCCTGGCGGGTATGGCCCTGCTGGCGGTGGCCTCGCTGCTCGGAGGCCTGGCGCACAGCCAGGAGGTGATCATCGTCGCCCGGGTCCTCCAGGGCCTGGCCACGGCGCTGGCCACCCCGGCCGCGCTGTCCCTGCTCACCACCTCGTTCCCGGAAGGCCCGCTGCGTGATCGGGCGCTGGGGCTGGGCGGCGCCCTGCTGTCCGGTGGCTTCACCGCCGGCGCCCTCTTCGGCGGCGTGCTGACGGACGTGCTGACCTGGCGCTGGGCCTTCCTGCTCAACCTCCCGATCGCGATCGTGGTGCTGCTGGTCGCTCCGGCCGTGATCGGTGAGAGCCGTACTCCGGACAAGGTCCGGCTGGATGTGCCGGGCGCGGTCACGGTGACGGCCGGGCTGCTCGCCCTCGCCTACGGTTTCACCGTCGCGGGCACGAACGGCTGGGCCGACCCGATCGCCCTCGCGTCGCTGGCCGGCGCGGCCGTCCTGCTCACCGCGTTCTATCTGATCGAGCGGAAGGCGCAGGCCCCGCTGGCGCCGGTCCGGATTCTCAACCGACCGTCCGTGAAGTGGGGCAACCTCGGCGGTTCCTGGCCTTCGGCATGGAGACCGCCGTCGTCTTCCTGATGACCCTCTACCTGCAGGACGTTCTGCACTACTCGGCACTGGCGACCGGGCTGGCCTTCGCGGTGCCCGGAGTGGCCGCGGTGATCGCGGGTCTGGGCGCATCGAAGATCATCGGTCGTTTCGGCAGCCAGGCCACCCTGGTCGGCGGACTCGTCGTGCAGGCCGCGGCCAATGTGGGCCTGCTGTTCCTGAGCGGCGACAAGTACTGGTTCGTCGTGGTGCTGCTCGTCCTGGGCATCGGTTTCTACGGCAACGTCACCGCCATCGTGGCCTTCAACGTGACGGCAACCTCGGGTCTCCCCGACGAGGAGCAGGGTCTGGCGACCGGCCTGACCACGCTGACCCAGCAGATCGGCTTCACCCTCGGTATCCCCCTTCTCAGCTCGATCGTGGCGGCCGGAGCCGGTTCGTACGGCTCCTCGACCGCACCGGCGCTCGCCCTTCTCGGCGGTATCCGCCTAGGTGTGGCGGTGGATGTCGCCATCACCGTGGCGGGCGTCGCGCTCATTGCCCTGTTCCTCCGCAGGGCGGCCAAGAAGTCCTCGGCCTG encodes:
- a CDS encoding M18 family aminopeptidase, translated to MSTAARPASFDRTHTDDLIAYLSASPSPFHAVASAAERLEKAGFRRVAETDAWDAAAGGRYVIRGGALIAWYVPEGVGPETPFRVVGTHTDSPNLRVKPIPDTGTAGWRQVAVEIYGGVPLNTWLDRDLGISGRLALRDGRAVLVQIDEPLLRVPQLAIHLDRQVNEGLKLDKQRHLTPIWGIGEVTEGSLIEYVAEKAGVAAADIVGWDLMTHDVQPPSYLGKDRELLAGPRLDNLLSVHAATAALAAVAGAELPYIPVLAAFDHEETGSESDTGAQGPLLGNVLDRSVYARGGTPEDRARALAGTVCLSSDMGHAVHPNYSERHEPGHHPMPNGGPILKVNVNNRYATDAVGRAVFAAACEKAGVPWQTFVSNNAMPCGTTIGPITAARLGITTVDCGIAALSMHSARELCGADDPYLLASAIKAFLEG
- a CDS encoding NHL domain-containing thioredoxin family protein, with product MASRARVRAPELVGKGGWLNTGGKDLTLADLRGKVVVLDFWTFCCINCLHVLDELRELEEKHRDTVVIVGVHSPKFVHEADHRAVVDAVARYEVHHPVLDDPELVTWKQYAVRAWPTLVVIDPEGYVVAQHAGEGHAHAIAKLVEELEAEHGAKGTLRRGDGPYVAPEPEAGDLRFPGKAVRLPDGHYLVADSGHHSLVELAEDGETLLRRIGDGERGFTDGLNPRFSEPQGLTLVPAGQDLGYDVVVADTVNHALRGVRLSDGSVSTLAGTGRQWWQGSATQGPAREVDLSSPWDVAFFDGRVWIAMAGVHQLWAYEPDAETISVAAGTTNEGLVDGPVAEAWFAQPSGLAVSADGERLWVADSETSAVRWVSRETKTVHTAVGTGLFDFGHRDGAADQALLQHPLGVTVLPDGSVAIADTYNHALRRFDPATGEVTTLATDLREPSGAVLVGEDIVVIESARHRLTRLRLPEEAVQVESVAHRTQRAATEVVPGTLRLDVVFSAPAGQKLDERYGPSTRLLVSSTPPELLVSGGGADTALSRELVLSDQLTEGVLHVSAMAASCDDDPEIEYPACHVHQQDWGVPVKLTAEGATRLPLVLAGME
- a CDS encoding DinB family protein, giving the protein MSEQQRTEPSRVADERVSLSGFLEYQRQTLAMKCAGLTTEQLREKAVPPSAMSLLGLVRHLADVERSWFRNVMNGEGIRNYWGRRPDGELAEFDVDEADPGEAFDVWREACARSRDIVDAAESLDVVGHFGDEGFSLRYVLTHMIEEYARHNGHADLLRERIDGTTGE
- a CDS encoding LURP-one-related/scramblase family protein, producing the protein MKYVVKERLFAIGDDYWIENEDGDKAYLVDGKVLRLRDTFELKDAEGRVVAVIKEKMLTVRDAMKIENASGDVVATVRKKLFTPFRDKYHVELADGGELEIHGDLIDKEYKIEADGDRIAEISRKWFRLRDTYGVKISDGADAGLLLAVAVCVDHLVDEEH
- a CDS encoding glutathionylspermidine synthase family protein, which gives rise to MTQSPAEPAELRRSGFVALGMVGTLALALTSCSSQQLHPLPDFDGNRTALGTWVVDGEAAGLGIRETDDSPITLPQPSAGGTPMGARFLPHIIA
- a CDS encoding DUF350 domain-containing protein, with the translated sequence MHDIVNGLGTAAAFGAVGLVLLLAGVGLVDALTPGRLGHQIWVERNRNAAVVLSSALLGIGGIVFTAIMYTYDDFAKGLAATACFGVLGLLLMAAAFWVLDVLTPGKLGAVLVDPEPHPAVWVTAACNVSVAAIVAAAIA
- a CDS encoding GNAT family N-acetyltransferase, which encodes MTAKLPAPITLTGRHVRLEPLGHAHVPDLFEAAGRDEEVWRWVPVPTPRTEQELAEVVDSRLQDPACVPFAVIRRDTGRAVGVTCYFDFSATDELLEIGGTWYGRAVWRSAVNTESKLLLLTHAFEELGMGRVMWKTDHLNERSQNAIRRLGATYEGTLRRHRRRPDGSWRDSVVFSMLRDEWPAARTRLTERLAAG